ACTCCCCCTCGGCTTCCTCCAGACTACACTGTTACCAGTGACGCCCTTGCCTGCTGGTTGTCTTCCCGCTGGTTAGGCGACAGGGCTTCTTGCAGCCCATCGGCGCAGTAAGCATGCCAGGCACACATAGCAGTAAAGCTCCAGACTTGGAGCTTTACTTCATTTTTGCCTGCAGTTCTTGAAGGCGTTTTTCAAACCCGGGTTTGCCTAAGAGAGCAAACATATTCTGCTTATAGGCTTCAACACCAGGCTGGTCAAAAGGATTAACTCCCAAGAGATAACCGCTGATGCCGCAGGCTTTTTCAAAGAAATAGACCATGGCGCCAAAATAAGCGGGGCTGATCTCAGGAATTGTCAGAACTAAATTCGGCACTCCTCCATCAACATGAGCCAACACTGTGCCTGTAAATGCCTGCTTGTTAACAAAATCGAAGGTTTTACCAGCCAAGAAATTCAATCCGTCCACATTATCCGGATCACTGCCGACTGTAAGATCTAGTTCTGGCTTCTCAACAACTAATACAGTCTCAAAGAGATTACGCAGTCCATCTTGAATATACTGTCCGAGAGAATGCAGATCGGTGGAAAAATCCACACCGGCGGGGAATATTCCCTTCTGATCCTTACCCTCGCTTTCACCAAAGAGCTGTTTCCACCACTCGGTAAAGAAATGCATTTTTGGCTCATAGTTTACCATTATTTCCATAGTTCTGCCCTTGCGGTAAAGAATGTTGCGGAGAGCAGCATACTGGTAAGCGGGATTGTTGGCTAATTCCGGAACAGAATACCATTCGCGGGCATGAGCTGCGCCCTTCAGCATCGCATCTGTGTCAATCCCAGCTACAGCGATGGGCAGCAAACCCACAGCGGTCAGAACCGAAAATCTTCCCCCGATATCGTCTGGAATTACAAAGGTTTCATAGCCTTTGCTGTCCGCCAGCTGCTTGAGGGCGCCCTTGCTGCGATCTGTAGTTACATAGATCCGCTCTGCTGCCCCTTCACTGCCATACCGTTTCTCTAAATGCTCCCGCAGTACGCGAAAAGCCAAGGCCGGTTCGGTCGTTGTACCGGATTTGGAAATCACATTAATTGAAACATCCCTATCCTCAATCAACTGCAGCAATTCAGCCAGATATGTACCGCTGATATTGTGGCCAACAAAAAAGATCTGCGGGCCACCGCGTTTTTTGTTGGGCAGAACATTATAAAATCCGTTTTTCAGCATTTCTACTGCGGCCCGCGCTCCCAGATATGAACCTCCGATACCGATCACCAAAAATACATCCGAGTTAGAACGGACTTTGGCTGCAGCCTGCTTAATCCGCTCATATTCCTCCCGATCATAATCTTTAGGCAAATCAATCCATCCGAGAAAGTCACTGCCAGCACCTGTTTTATCATGCAGGCGCTTGTGAGCAAGCAGAACCTCTTCAGCAAGGTTGTCCAATTCGTGCTCATTAACAAAAGGCAGTGCATTTCTGTAATCAAATGTCAGCTGTTTCACAAGTTTCAACCCCTTATTTTTCCAATTTATTGAACTCAGTTTACTAAATTGGTAAACTTATAGGTACTACCATTTCTATTATACTACAACAGGAGATGATTGCTATGTATATCGGTATTATCGGTGCGATGGCAGAAGAAGTCGCCGGACTGATTCCCAAGCTTGAAGAACATTCGGAGACTACAATCGCTGGACTGGCCTTTCATCAGGGCAAACTTAATGGTCAACCGGTCATTGTGGTTAGATGCGGAGTCGGTAAGGTCAACGCCGCGGTCTGCACCCAGCTCCTGATTGACCATTTTCAAGTCACTGCGGTTATCAACACCGGTGTAGCGGGTGGTGTAGACCCAAATGTTAAAATCGGTGACGTCATCATTGCTGAAGATGCGGTGCACCATGACTTTGATGTTACAGTTTTCGGATATAAACCGGGAACAGTTCCCGGCTTTGACCAAACTTGTTTTCTGGCAGACCAAGAGCTGAAATCAAAAGCAGTCGCAGCTGCCCACAAAGTTGTTGGTCCCAACCGCACCCATCTAGGTACTATCGCCAGCGGAGACCAATTCATATCCAGTTCGGAGCGGAAACATTTTCTATTTGAAACATTTCAGGCACTCTGCGCTGAGATGGAAGGAGCTGCTATTGCCCACACCGCCTATCTCAACCAAATTCCGTACATCATAATTCGAGCTATTTCTGACCAAGCTGATGCTGCTGCACCTGCAGACTTTGAAACTTTTCTCGATCAAATCATTCCAGATCTGAATTCAATCGTATCTGAAATCGCTGCAGGCTACTCCGACTGCTCTAAGCGGTAAAGATAATAGAAATTTAGCACACCCTGTCCAAGTGCCTCCGCTAAAACCTGCCGGAAGTCGGGATTGGTCAGCTTCTCCAGATCATCCTGATTCGACAAAAAACCCACCTCCACCAGCAGCGACGGAGGCTTTACTTTTAACAGCAGCAGATTGCCGCGAGGAATCGGCTGGGGGTGGTTCAAGACCTGCACACTTTCCAATTCCTCCAGGACGGTCTCGGCGTAGAGTCTGTCAATATACGAATCCCGCCTGTAAAAAACAATCGCACCTTTTTCGTCTTTACTCTTAGTAACATTTGCATGGATACTGATTCCCAGGCTGCCCTCATGCATAGCCAAAAAGCGCCCGTTCAGATCCCGCTGGTGCCTTGTTCCCCGTATGCTGGCCAAATGCGTTACATCAGTATCGCTACTGCGAGTTAAACCAACTGTCAATCCCTGTTTCTCTAAGTAATCTTTCATTTTTAATGCAATATCGAGCACAATCTCTTTTTCATAAATATCCTCAGCACCGATCCCGCCAGAATCAATCCCTCCATGACCTGGATCGATGACTACATCATACTTAACCGGTGTTGCAACTGCTGCAGTCGATAGTACCGCCAAATGATAGCTCTCCGGCAGCGTAAGTATATATAACAAAACTACCAGCAGACCGAAAGCAATCAAATACTGTCTGGTTAAAGTTATCCAAATGAATTTCCGCTGGCGGGACATTCGGCATCCTCCTTTTTCTCGTTACCTTAAATATATTCGCCGGCAGGCTTGCCTCATTACCCCGACGAATAAGGTGAGAGAAAAAAGAGGTTTTTTGCAGGAAAATAGAGCAGAATTGCTAAGTACTTAATTTAATTCACCGCAGTTGTATTTATTCCCTGCCAAATTACCAATCTGTACGAGAGGAGGACACTAGTGTCAGAATCAATAATTGTCAACAAACCAAAAAAACGTAAAAGACGAGCCGGCAGCTCCAAAAATTTAGGATTATTCTTGTTCACCCTTATCATTATGGCAGCAATTACATTTACTGCTTACCGCTATTTTTTCCCAAAAGAAGAAGAATTTGT
Above is a genomic segment from Bacillota bacterium containing:
- a CDS encoding glucose-6-phosphate isomerase gives rise to the protein MKQLTFDYRNALPFVNEHELDNLAEEVLLAHKRLHDKTGAGSDFLGWIDLPKDYDREEYERIKQAAAKVRSNSDVFLVIGIGGSYLGARAAVEMLKNGFYNVLPNKKRGGPQIFFVGHNISGTYLAELLQLIEDRDVSINVISKSGTTTEPALAFRVLREHLEKRYGSEGAAERIYVTTDRSKGALKQLADSKGYETFVIPDDIGGRFSVLTAVGLLPIAVAGIDTDAMLKGAAHAREWYSVPELANNPAYQYAALRNILYRKGRTMEIMVNYEPKMHFFTEWWKQLFGESEGKDQKGIFPAGVDFSTDLHSLGQYIQDGLRNLFETVLVVEKPELDLTVGSDPDNVDGLNFLAGKTFDFVNKQAFTGTVLAHVDGGVPNLVLTIPEISPAYFGAMVYFFEKACGISGYLLGVNPFDQPGVEAYKQNMFALLGKPGFEKRLQELQAKMK
- a CDS encoding 5'-methylthioadenosine/adenosylhomocysteine nucleosidase — translated: MYIGIIGAMAEEVAGLIPKLEEHSETTIAGLAFHQGKLNGQPVIVVRCGVGKVNAAVCTQLLIDHFQVTAVINTGVAGGVDPNVKIGDVIIAEDAVHHDFDVTVFGYKPGTVPGFDQTCFLADQELKSKAVAAAHKVVGPNRTHLGTIASGDQFISSSERKHFLFETFQALCAEMEGAAIAHTAYLNQIPYIIIRAISDQADAAAPADFETFLDQIIPDLNSIVSEIAAGYSDCSKR
- a CDS encoding N-acetylmuramoyl-L-alanine amidase, with protein sequence MSRQRKFIWITLTRQYLIAFGLLVVLLYILTLPESYHLAVLSTAAVATPVKYDVVIDPGHGGIDSGGIGAEDIYEKEIVLDIALKMKDYLEKQGLTVGLTRSSDTDVTHLASIRGTRHQRDLNGRFLAMHEGSLGISIHANVTKSKDEKGAIVFYRRDSYIDRLYAETVLEELESVQVLNHPQPIPRGNLLLLKVKPPSLLVEVGFLSNQDDLEKLTNPDFRQVLAEALGQGVLNFYYLYRLEQSE